From the genome of Papaver somniferum cultivar HN1 chromosome 2, ASM357369v1, whole genome shotgun sequence, one region includes:
- the LOC113352042 gene encoding uncharacterized protein LOC113352042 — protein sequence MLKLCIDGNLHGSKPSVACWIPPNSDVLKLNIDASFDHTSTCVGVGLIIRNSTGTCEGIRGRFFNGGVDPEHAECLAFQEAIYWAKERGLQKVIFEGDCLNVINSVKYAKPSVHWMNEGIVHEIRHLLSSFSWYNVNYVRRQANNVAHVIANYARTGRYFFDYDCNIPEFFMEEVTNDNCC from the coding sequence ATGTTGAAACTATGTATAGATGGAAACCTTCATGGTTCAAAACCATCTGTTGCTTGTTGGATACCACCTAATTCTGATGTGCTTAAGCTGAATATTGACGCTTCGTTTGATCATACTTCTACTTGTGTTGGTGTTGGCTTAATAATTCGTAACTCTACAGGTACTTGTGAAGGGATCAGGGGACGATTCTTCAATGGAGGAGTAGATCCTGAACATGCAGAATGCCTGGCCTTTCAAGAAGCTATCTATTGGGCAAAAGAAAGAGGTCTGCAGAAAGTAATCTTTGAGGGTGACTGTTTAAATGTTATTAACTCGGTGAAATATGCCAAACCTTCAGTACATTGGATGAATGAAGGGATTGTACATGAAATAAGGCACTTACTATCATCCTTTTCTTGGTATAATGTTAATTATGTAAGAAGACAGGCAAACAATGTGGCACATGTTATTGCAAACTATGCAAGAACTGGCAGATACTTTTTTGATTATGATTGTAACATCCCTGAATTCTTTATGGAAGAAGTCACGAATGATAATTGCTGCTAG
- the LOC113352038 gene encoding extensin-like produces MGNKEGKKASMAFLFTISALLVLLVFMSFPFLTDAGLDYKPKPPTYKPKSPPPPSKKPPVYTKPLTQEKPTNPRYPPPSKRGYRVPPTPTHHGKSYQEFTPSSKKLHERKLFRTGPGNHFKKSLPPPPMKPHERQLFRTSPENNFKKYLPPPPPPKKPHEQELFKTGPGNNFKKSLPPSPPLKTPRERELFSTSPGNNFKKSLPPPKKPHEQELFRTGPGNNFKKSLPPSKKPHERELFRTGPGNYCHHHQQRRHVCNTPNFGPEFQPKSKTQNPRCYL; encoded by the coding sequence ATGGGAAACAAAGAAGGCAAGAAAGCCTCAATGGCTTTCCTGTTCACTATTAGTGCGCTTCTAGTTTTACTAGTGTTTATGAGTTTTCCTTTTCTTACTGATGCAGGATTAGATTATAAGCCAAAACCACCAACATATAAGCCCAAGTCCCCTCCACCACCATCAAAGAAGCCACCGGTTTACACAAAACCACTTACCCAGGAAAAGCCAACAAATCCAAGATATCCACCACCATCAAAGAGGGGATACCGTGTGCCACCAACACCTACCCATCATGGAAAGTCATATCAGGAATTCACGCCATCATCAAAGAAGCTACATGAACGAAAACTATTCAGGACAGGTCCTGGAAATCATTTCAAGAAatctctaccaccaccaccaatgaaACCACATGAACGACAATTATTCAGGACTAGTCCGGAAAACAATTTTAAGAAatatctaccaccaccaccaccaccaaagaaGCCACATGAACAAGAACTATTTAAGACCGGTCCTGGAAATAATTTCAAGAAATCTCTGCCGCCATCACCACCGCTAAAGACGCCACGTGAAAGAGAATTATTCAGTACTAGTCCTGGAAATAATTTCAAGAAATCTTTACCACCACCAAAAAAACCACATGAACAAGAATTATTCAGGACTGGTCCTGGAAATAATTTCAAGAAATCTCTACCACCATCAAAGAAGCCACATGAACGAGAATTATTCAGGACTGGTCCTGGAAAttattgccaccaccaccagcaaagaCGCCACGTGTGTAACACCCCGAATTTCGGGCCTGaatttcaacccaaatccaaaacccaaaatccaagaTGCTACCTTTAA
- the LOC113352039 gene encoding uncharacterized protein LOC113352039, which translates to MSRRTNGLAAPHDEGFGEVVRALNAVAQAMQQQVNLNQNAPPPPPPPNQRALLVRRFSEQKPDSFKGSPDPLVAEDWIDKIEKIFTLLGVNDEDKLDLAVFKLEGEATRWWDLTRRSRNDGLFTWVEFRLAFLNKYFPQTARNQRMIEFMQLTQRNMTVAQYQAKFEELSRFAIHLVENEELKAFKFQEGLRPSIKGRLSILKITSYNEIVERAMIAERDIEEANRIRERHNGDKNKNKNNNHPYQKKGNGPNMELPAPSCYHCKQPGHFKRNCPTLISQRNQQPFIPQNQRQGYQQNRPQNNPPQYQARQPPQQPKAFNIAHVGQDPDNSVVEGTFLVYNSWAKILFDTGATHSFIASSFVLSLGLKTELLDGYLGVTSAIGSSARIDRVARMCVVRIAKHEFLIDLFVMNMSGYDVILGMDWLSAHHAVFDCFQKRVTLHSDEGDDKR; encoded by the exons ATGTCTCGTCGTACGAATGGTTTAGCCGCCCCACATGATGAGGGTTTCGGTGAGGTTGTTCGTGCTTTGAATGCTGTTGCTCAAGCGATGCAACAACAAGTGAATCTTAATCAGAatgcacctcctcctcctccaccacctAATCAACGAGCTTTGTTAGTTAGAAGGTTTAGTGAACAAAAGCCCGATTCCTTTAAAGGTAGTCCTGATCCACTGGTCGCTGAAGATTGGATAGATAAGATTGAGAAAATATTCACCCTATTAGGCGTGAATGACGAGGATAAGCtggatcttgctgtttttaagcTTGAGGGTGAGGCCACTCGCTGGTGGGACTTGACTCGTCGTTCTAGGAATGACGGTCTGTTTACCTGGGTAGAATTTCGACTCGCCTTCCTAAATAAGTACTTTCCACAAACTGCACGAAACCAACGCATGATCGAGTTTATGCAGTTGACTCAGAGAAATATGACCGTAGCACAGTACCAAGCCAAGTTTGAAGAACTTTCTCGTTTTGCTATTCATCTGGTGGAGAATGAAGAGCTGAAGGCTTTTAAGTTTCAGGAAGGACTTAGACCTTCAATTAAGGGTAGGTTGTCTATTTTGAAGATTACCTCTTATAATGAGATAGTGGAAAGAGCGATGATTGCTGAGAGAGACATTGAGGAGGCAAATCGAATAAGAGAACGTCACAATGGGGAtaagaacaagaataaaaataacaaccacCCATACCAGAAGAAAGGAAATGGACCGAATATGGAGCTTCCTGCACCTTCGTGTTATCATTGCAAGCAACCTGGACATTTTAAGAGGAACTGTCCTACACTTATTTCTCAGAGGAACCAACAACCCTTTATACCTCAGAACCAACGTCAAGGTTATCAGCAGAACCGTCCTCAGAACAATCCACCACAATACCAAGCTCGACAGCCCCCTCAGCAACCTAAGGCGTTCAACATTGCTCATGTTGGTCAGGATCCGGATAACTCAGTTGTTGAAGGTACATTCTTAGTTTACAATTCTTGGGCTAAGATATTGTTTGATACTGGTGCTACTCATTCGTTTATTGCTTCTTCGTTTGTTTTGTCATTGGGTTTGAAAACTGAATTACTTGATGGGTACTTAGGCGTAACTAGTGCGATAGGCAGTAGTGCACGTATTGACCGCGTGGCACGAATGTGTGTAGTACGTATAGCTAAGCATGAGTTTTTGATTGACCTTTTTGTGATGAATATGTCTGGTTATGATGTAATCCTGGGTATGGATTGGTTATCTGCTCATCATgctgtttttgattgttttcaaAAACGTGTGACTCTTCACTCGGACGAAGG AGATGATAAGAGATGA
- the LOC113352040 gene encoding extensin-2-like gives MSKISLKLGRALQRERELFRTGPVNNFKKSLAPPPAKKPRERELFRTGPGSNFKKSLPSPATLKKPHERELFGTGPGNNFKKSLPPPAAKKPRERELFRTGPGNNFKKSLSPPAAPKKPHEPAPKKPHERELFRTGPGNNFKKSLPPPPPLKKPRERELFRTCPGNNFKKSLPPPAASPKKPQERELFRAGPGNNFKKSLPPPAAKKPRERKLFRAGPGNKFKKSLPPPAAPKKPYERELFRTGHGNNFKKSLPPLAANKPRERELFRTCSGNNFNKSLPPPAAKKPRERKLFRTDPGNYFKKSDLPSGHY, from the exons ATGTCAAAAATATCCTTGAAATTGGGACGGGCTTTACAACGTGAACGAGAATTATTTAGGACTGGCCCTGTAAATAATTTCAAGAAATCTCTGGCACCACCACCAGCAAAGAAGCCACGTGAACGAGAATTATTCAGGACTGGTCCTGGAAGTAATTTCAAGAAATCTCTGCCATCACCAGCAACACTAAAGAAGCCACATGAAAGAGAACTATTCGGGACTGGTCCTGGAAATAATTTCAAGAAATCTCTACCACCACCAGCAGCAAAGAAGCCACGTGAACGAGAATTATTCAGGACTGGTCCTGGAAATAATTTCAAGAAATCTCTGTCACCACCAGCAGCACCAAAGAAGCCACATGAAC CAGCACCAAAGAAGCCACATGAACGAGAATTATTCAGGACTGGTCCTGGAAATAATTTCAAGAAatctctaccaccaccaccaccactaaagAAGCCACGTGAACGAGAATTATTCAGGACTTGTCCTGGAAATAATTTCAAGAAATCTCTGCCACCACCAGCAGCATCACCAAAGAAGCCACAAGAACGAGAATTATTCAGGGCTGGTCCTGGAAATAATTTCAAGAAATCTCTACCACCACCAGCAGCAAAGAAGCCACGTGAACGAAAATTATTCAGGGCTGGTCCTGGAAATAAATTCAAGAAATCTCTGCCACCACCAGCAGCACCAAAGAAGCCATATGAACGAGAATTATTCAGGACTGGTCATGGAAATAATTTCAAGAAATCTCTACCACCACTGGCAGCAAATAAGCCACGTGAACGAGAATTATTCAGGACTTGTTCTGGAAATAATTTCAATAAATCTCTACCACCACCAGCAGCAAAGAAGCCACGCGAACGAAAATTATTTAGGACTGATCCTGGAAATTATTTCAAGAAATCTGATCTACCATCGGGACATTATTAA